One Salmo salar chromosome ssa01, Ssal_v3.1, whole genome shotgun sequence DNA window includes the following coding sequences:
- the ftr14l gene encoding tripartite motif-containing protein 16, whose product MSRRASTLDLDITSKYSTLGGQAQRRSTTLSSQSQPKTSKPDDVLCDFCITRKQKAVKSCLLCLASYCETHLQSHYEYPALMKHKLVKATGQMREKICAQHDKLLEVFCRTDQTSVCVLCMMDEHKRHDTVPAGTERIEKQKQLGSTLMKSQQRIDQRVKKWTDLRQAVESVKHSAQAVLDENERIFTELLRSIERRYIEVRELVRAQEKTTVIQAEGLLDRLEEEITLLKKKHTDLEKLSHTDDHIHFLQSWQSLSGPSGYEDLNNVTVAPYYSFDGAKRAIAALKVQVEEINKTEISKIASAVKEVHIIQPLEPMAREELETKTREYSEPKTREDFKKYLVQPTLDVNSAHPNLYLSEGNTVAKMMSEPKNYPDHPDRFDHWQQLLCKEGLSGSRCYWEVDWRGTEIDIAVTFQSIKRKGNSNECSLGWNDKSWSLYCSEDKYSFVHKNQSTDIAKPRSSRVGVYVDQIKGTLAFYSVSDSMNLLHRVQTTFIEPLYPAFSVWGFGSSVKLV is encoded by the exons ATGTCTCGTCGTGCCAGTACCTTGGACCTGGACATTACCAGCAAGTACAGCACTTTGGGAGGGCAGGCCCAACGGCGCTCCACTACCCTGAGTTCCCAGTCTCAGCCCAAAACCTCCAAACCAGACGATGTCCTTTGTGACTTCTGCATCACTCGGAAACAGAAG GCTGTGAAGTCCTGCCTACTGTGCCTGGCCTCCTACTGTGAGACCCACCTCCAGTCCCACTATGAGTACCCAGCCTTGATGAAACACAAGCTGGTGAAGGCCACGGGCCAGATGAGGGAGAAGATCTGTGCCCAGCACGACAAGCTGCTGGAGGTGTTCTGCCGCACCGACCAGACCTCAGTCTGTGTCCTCTGCATGATGGATGAACACAAGCGCCACGACACTGTGCCGGCTGGCACCGAGAGGATTGAGAAACAA AAACAGCTGGGGTCCACTCTAATGAAGTCTCAGCAGAGGATTGATCAGAGAGTGAAGAAGTGGACAGACCTTCGCCAGGCTGTGGAATCAGTCAAG CACTCTGCACAGGCGGTGTTGGATGAGAACGAACGTATCTTCACAGAGCTGCTGCGCTCCATAGAGAGAAGGTACATAGAGGTGAGGGAACTGGTGCGAGCCCAGGAGAAGACCACAGTGATCCAGGCTGAGGGACTGTTGGACCGCCTGGAAGAAGAGATAACTCTGCTGAAGAagaaacacactgacctggagaaACTCTCCCACACTGACGACCACATACACTTCCTACAG AGCTGGCAGTCTCTGTCTGGTCCCTCTGGATATGAGGATCTAAACAATGTCACTGTCGCACCATACTACTCCTTCGATGGAGCCAAGAGAGCCATCGCTGCGTTGAAGGTGCAAGTGGAGGAAATCAACAAGACGGAAATCAGCAAAATCGCCTCAGCAG TCAAAGAGGTCCACATTATCCAACCACTAGAACCTATGGCACGAGAAGAACTTGAAACCAAGACAAGAGAATATTCAGAACCTAAGACAAGAGAGGATTTCAAGAAAT ACCTGGTCCAGCCGACCCTGGATGTCAACAGTGCCCACCCCAACCTGTACCTATCTGAGGGCAACACTGTAGCCAAGATGATGAGCGAACCCAAGAACTACCCAGACCATCCAGACAGGTTCGACCACTGGCAGCAG CTGCTGTGTAAGGAGGGTCTGTCAGGGAGTCGCTGCTACTGGGAGGTGGACTGGAGAGGAACGGAGATAGACATCGCTGTCACCTTTCAGAGCATCAAACGCAAGGGCAACAGCAATGAATGCAGCCTGGGGtggaatgacaagtcctggagccTGTACTGCTCTGAGGACAAATATTCCTTTGTGCACAAGAACCAGAGCACAGATATAGCCAAGCCCAGGTCCTCAAGGGTAGGAGTGTATGTGGACCAGATAAAGGGGACTCTGGCGTTTTACAGTGTGTCTGATAGCATGAACCTCCTTCACAGAGTACAGACCACCTTCATAGAGCCTCTCTACCCTGCCTTCAGTGTGTGGGGCTTTGGTTCTAGTGTGAAACTAGTGTAA